A genomic region of Saccopteryx bilineata isolate mSacBil1 chromosome 1, mSacBil1_pri_phased_curated, whole genome shotgun sequence contains the following coding sequences:
- the EBI3 gene encoding interleukin-27 subunit beta: MAPRLLLALALWAGYSPCSGREALPQPRVWCWAFRYPIAVDCFWTLPPAASSTRSTSFIATYRRGVAAHGESQPCLQPTPEATSCTIPDVHMFSMVPYMLNITAVHPWGISSSFVPFIPEHIIKPDPPEGVRLSLLHGQQLWVQWEPPRSWPFPEIFSLKYWIRYKRHGVARFRKVGPIEGTSFTLRTVRPRVKYCIQVAAQDFTDYGESSNWSLPATASVTLGK, from the exons ATGGCCCCAAGACTTCTCCTGGCCCTTGCCCTCTGGGCTGGATACTCACCCTGCAGTGGGAGAGAAG ccctcccccaacccagGGTGTGGTGCTGGGCCTTTAGGTACCCAATTGCTGTAGATTGCTTCTGGACCCTGCCACCTGCTGCAAGCTCCACAAGGTCCACATCCTTCATTGCCACATACAG GCGTGGAGTGGCCGCTCATGGGGAGAGTCAACCCTGCCTCCAGCCAACACCAGAAGCCACCAGCTGCACCATCCCAGATGTCCACATGTTCTCTATGGTACCCTACATGCTGAACATTACGGCTGTCCACCCCTGGGGCATCAGCAGCAGCTTCGTGCCCTTTATCCCAGAGCACATCA TCAAACCGGACCCTCCAGAAGGAGTGCGCTTAAGCCTCCTCCATGGGCAGCAGCTGTGGGTGCAGTGGGAACCTCCCAGGTCCTGGCCCTTCCCAGAGATCTTCTCACTCAAGTACTGGATACGCTACAAGCGTCATGGAGTTGCCCGCTTTCGCAAG GTGGGGCCCATTGAAGGCACATCCTTCACCCTCCGGACTGTGAGGCCCAGAGTCAAGTACTGCATCCAGGTGGCTGCTCAGGACTTCACTGACTATGGCGAGTCAAGCAACTGGAGTCTTCCTGCCACTGCttctgtgaccctgggcaagtag